The Bacteroidales bacterium genome includes the window GTTTCGACCGGTTGAGATGCCATAGATTTAAATTTGGGGTATATCACCTCAACTTCATCGTAATTCTTTGATAAATAGTTCGATATTAAATCATCAGTAAACTCTCGTATTACTGTTGAAGGGCTCTTTGCTGTGAGGTATTCTGATTTTTTTACCTCTACTCCTTGCATTTTTGACAATATTGAGGTCATCTTTTTCCCTAAAGGATAGAGTGTTATCTGACACTCCTCTCCATAGGTATTACGTACATACTCCATTCTCTCTAATAGTTTTTTAAAGAGATATACATTGTATGCTCCACATAATCCCTCCTCTGAACCTATTATCACAAATGCAAATCGAGATACCGAACGTATTTCGGTAAGGGGTGATGGATAATCTCCGTCAGATGAGAGAAGATGTGATATTACCGAACTTAATTGGTTACGGTACGGATGCATCATACGAAGTGCTCCTTCTGCCTTACGTAGTTTGGCAGAAGATATCATCTTCATTGCACCTGTTATCTTCTCTGATGACTTGGTTGAGGTTATCCTTCCTTTTATCTCCCTTATTGTTGCCATCTTATCTGTTTTTAAAATCTGCTTGCTACGCTTTCTGCTACTATGCGTAATTTCTCTTCGATCTCCTCATCAAGTTTTCCTACTTGAAGTTGATCTAAAATATCAGCTTGATGTTTAGTTCGCAATAGTTCTAAGAATGATTTTTCAAACTCTTTAATATTCTCTACTGCTACATCTTTTAACAGACCTTTAATTCCACAATATATTATTGCAATCTCCTCTCCCACTGGCATTGGTGAATATTGAGGTTGTATCAACAATTGACTGTTCTTACGTCCTCGGTCAATTACCATTGCTGTAACTGGGTCAACATCTCCTCCGAACTTTGTAAATGCCTCCAACTCACGATATTGTGCTTGAGCTATTTTTAATGTTCCAGCAATTTTTTTCATTGCCTTTACTTGTGCATTTCCTCCTACACGTGATACTGATATACCTACGTTAATTGCAGGACGTTGTCCTTGGTGGAATAGGTTTGTCTCAAGGAATATCTGTCCGTCAGTAATTGAAATTACGTTTGTTGGAATATATGCTGATACGTCTCCTGCTTGTGTCTCAATTACTGGAAGGGCTGTTAATGATCCTCCTCCTTTTAACATTGGACGCATTGAATCAGGAACATCGTTCATTGTTTTTACTACCTCCTCATTATCAATGATTTTTGCTGCTCTCTCCAACAATCTTGAGTGTAGATAGAAGATGTCTCCCGGATATGCCTCTCGTCCTGATGGACGGCGTAATATCAATGATATCTCACGATATGATACCGCTTGTTTTGATAAATCATCATATACTACTAACGCATGGCGACCTGTGTCTCTAAAGAACTCTCCTATTGCGGCTCCTGCAAAGGGTGCATAATATCTCATTGATGCGGGATCTGAAGCATTGGCTGCCAAAACAATTGTGTAGTCCATTGCTCCATGCTCTTTTAGTGTATTTACTAATGCCGCAACTGATGATGCTTTTTGTCCGATTGCTACGTATATACAGTATACAGGCTCTCCTGCCTCGTAATTTTTACGTTGGTTAATTATTGTATCTACGGCAATGGTTGTTTTTCCTGTTTGGCGGTCACCAATGATAAGCTCGCGTTGTCCTCGTCCGATAGGAATCATTGCATCAACTGCCTTTATTCCTGTTTGCAATGGTTCTTTTACTGGTTGACGGTATATTACTCCGGGTGCTTTGCGGTCAAGTGGCATTGGTATTAACTCTCCTTCTATTGCTCCTTTTCCGTCAATTGGCTCACCTAATGTGTTTATTACCCTGCCTAATAGAGCTTCTCCTACTGGGATTGATGCAATTAAACCAGTACGACGAACGGTCATATTCTCTTCAACTTTTGAAGTCTCGCCCATCAAAATTACTCCGACATTGCTGTCTTCGAGGTTCATGGCAACTCCTCGTACTCCATTTTCAAACTCTACTAGTTCGCTGGCGTGTACGTTGTCTAATCCAAATACATGGGCTACTCCGTCTCCCACACTGAGGACTGTTCCAACCTCTTCAAAATTGACACGATTATCTACTTCTTCAAGTTGACGTCGCAAGATATCTGATACTTCACTTGGTTTTATCATACTTTGCTGCTGTTTACTAATTTTAAACGCATATTCTTTAATTCTCTGTCAATTGATGAATCTAATTGCTGAGAATCGATTTTTATTATAAATCCTCCTATTATAGAGGGATCTACTTTATAGATTGCCTCTACCTCGCCTGTTACTTTTTGCGATATTAGAGATGTGATTTTCTCTAAGGTTTTATCATCCAACTCTACTGCTGTTGTTACCTCTACTAATGAGATATTGTTTTTCTTGCGATAGAGTTGTGAATACTTTAAAAATATCTCCCTTAGATACTCTTCTCTTTTGCTCTCAATTACAAATTTTACAAAGGTTTGATAGTGTTTGTCAGTTTCTTTACCAACAATGGCATTCATTATTGAGATTTTGTCTGAGACTGAGACAACAGGATTTATGAGTGTTTTACGCAACTCAGGAGTAGATGCATATGCCCTCTCTACCTCTTTGGCTATTGTATATAGCTTTGAAGATAGTCCTTTGTCCGACACATATTTGTATAGTGCTGTTGCGTATCTGCCAGGTATTACTCCTTCACTCATAGTTATTTTTAGTTTTGTTTCTCTATTTGTTTCAACATCTCATCTATTATCTCTTTTTGTTTTTTGTCATCGGACAGCTCCTTGCGTACAAGTTTCTCGGCTATCTGCAATGCAAAACCGCTAACTTCGGCACGGAACTGCTCCTCTGCTGCTCGGCGTGATTGCTCTATTGATTGAGCTGCCGCGTCCATTACCTTTTTGGCTTCGACACTGGCTGCACTCCTTGCCTCTTCGATTATTCGGGTTTTCATCTGAGCGGCCTCTTGAAGTATCTCAACTTGTTGACGATGTGCATCATTCAGCAATTTTTGAGCATTTTCTGTTGCACTCTCAAGTTGTTTTTGTGCTTCTTGAGCATACCCTACTCCTTTGTCTATTAAATCGGCACGATCATCTACACTCTTTAATATTATGGGCCAAACATATTTGGCCGCAACTATAAAGAGTAGTGCGAACAGGATTAATAGCCAGAACGAAAGTCCGAGTTCGGGTTTAAACAGTTCCATCTGAATTTTTTATTATTAGATAAATATTGTTAATAGACATACAATGATTGCGAATAGTGCTACACCCTCAATTAGTGCTGCGATTACAATCATATTTGCACGAATGTCGTTTGCTGACTCTGGTTGTCTTGCGATTGACTCCATTGCTGAAGCACCAATTTTACCAATTCCTAAACCAGCACCTATTGCTACTATACTTGCACCAATACATGCACCTACTTTTGCTAAACCTGCTGCTGCAGCTTGTAATAAAATCATTTCTAACATAGTTCTTTATTTTTTATGATTATTAATATTATTATTTTTTCTCTTTGTGTTCTTCTTTATGTCCGTGTATTTGAGCCAATCCTATAAATATGGTTGATAGCATTGTAAATACATATGCCTGTATTAAACATATTAAGAGGTGAAGCACTCCCATAAATAGGGCAAATAGTATTGAAAATACTGCTGTTCCTGTTTGTACGGCTTGTCCTAATGCTGCAAATATGAATATCAAAGATATTAATACTAAGGTAATCATGTGGCCTCCCATCATATTGGCAAAAAGACGTATCATCAATGCTACTGGTTTTGTTAATGCTCCAAATACCTCAATTACCGGCATAATGGGTAATGGGAACTTCATAAACATTGGCACTTCGGGCCAGAACAGATCTTTCCAATAGTGTTTTGTTCCAAAGATGTTTACTACTAAAAATGTTAAGAGTGCCAATACTAATGTAACTGCTATATTTCCTGATAGGTTTGCGCCTCCCGGGAATACTGTTATCATTCCTATTAGGTTAATAGTGAATATGAAGAAGAATATTGTTAATAGATAGGGTGCAAAACGTTTTGCATCTGCACCTAATATTGGTTTTATTACTTCTACATATACCATCTCTATTAATAACTCTACACCCCCAAATAACTTGCGTGGGGCTTTGTTTGGATTCTTCTTATACCAACGTGCTAATGATAGTAATAGGGTAAGTATTATTACTGTTGCCAACATTATCTCAGACACGTTCTTAGTTATGGAAAAATCTAACGGACGATACTCTTTACCTTGGGCATCTATTCCAACTACTTTGCCTGAATTGTCTCCTTCGTGTGTTATTGTGAAGCCTTCATATTCTGCTCCATGTGCCAATCTTGCAGAACTGAAGATATGCCACTCACCTTGATAGTCACGGACAATTATGGGTAAGGGTAATTTTGCATCGGTACATGGTAATTCCCACTCGTATGAGTCTAAAAGGTGGTGGAAGATTAACTCTTTTACGTTGAGGCCTTCCTCATCATCAGCGTGTGATGATGCTTGTATTGTTGTTAATGGCAAAGCCAACAACATTACAAGTAATATTATGAACCTTTTATTTATAATAGTTAACTTAT containing:
- the atpG gene encoding ATP synthase F1 subunit gamma; its protein translation is MATIREIKGRITSTKSSEKITGAMKMISSAKLRKAEGALRMMHPYRNQLSSVISHLLSSDGDYPSPLTEIRSVSRFAFVIIGSEEGLCGAYNVYLFKKLLERMEYVRNTYGEECQITLYPLGKKMTSILSKMQGVEVKKSEYLTAKSPSTVIREFTDDLISNYLSKNYDEVEVIYPKFKSMASQPVETRTLLPIDSTQLSTEQETSGHQNPYIYEPTKQEIFLSILPLFVRVDMQDAIYNGRASEQAARVIAMQSASDNAKKLLEELQLDYNKLRQQGITNELLDIVGGSMH
- the atpA gene encoding F0F1 ATP synthase subunit alpha: MIKPSEVSDILRRQLEEVDNRVNFEEVGTVLSVGDGVAHVFGLDNVHASELVEFENGVRGVAMNLEDSNVGVILMGETSKVEENMTVRRTGLIASIPVGEALLGRVINTLGEPIDGKGAIEGELIPMPLDRKAPGVIYRQPVKEPLQTGIKAVDAMIPIGRGQRELIIGDRQTGKTTIAVDTIINQRKNYEAGEPVYCIYVAIGQKASSVAALVNTLKEHGAMDYTIVLAANASDPASMRYYAPFAGAAIGEFFRDTGRHALVVYDDLSKQAVSYREISLILRRPSGREAYPGDIFYLHSRLLERAAKIIDNEEVVKTMNDVPDSMRPMLKGGGSLTALPVIETQAGDVSAYIPTNVISITDGQIFLETNLFHQGQRPAINVGISVSRVGGNAQVKAMKKIAGTLKIAQAQYRELEAFTKFGGDVDPVTAMVIDRGRKNSQLLIQPQYSPMPVGEEIAIIYCGIKGLLKDVAVENIKEFEKSFLELLRTKHQADILDQLQVGKLDEEIEEKLRIVAESVASRF
- the atpF gene encoding F0F1 ATP synthase subunit B; amino-acid sequence: MELFKPELGLSFWLLILFALLFIVAAKYVWPIILKSVDDRADLIDKGVGYAQEAQKQLESATENAQKLLNDAHRQQVEILQEAAQMKTRIIEEARSAASVEAKKVMDAAAQSIEQSRRAAEEQFRAEVSGFALQIAEKLVRKELSDDKKQKEIIDEMLKQIEKQN
- a CDS encoding F0F1 ATP synthase subunit delta, whose product is MSEGVIPGRYATALYKYVSDKGLSSKLYTIAKEVERAYASTPELRKTLINPVVSVSDKISIMNAIVGKETDKHYQTFVKFVIESKREEYLREIFLKYSQLYRKKNNISLVEVTTAVELDDKTLEKITSLISQKVTGEVEAIYKVDPSIIGGFIIKIDSQQLDSSIDRELKNMRLKLVNSSKV
- the atpB gene encoding F0F1 ATP synthase subunit A, which codes for MYKLTIINKRFIILLVMLLALPLTTIQASSHADDEEGLNVKELIFHHLLDSYEWELPCTDAKLPLPIIVRDYQGEWHIFSSARLAHGAEYEGFTITHEGDNSGKVVGIDAQGKEYRPLDFSITKNVSEIMLATVIILTLLLSLARWYKKNPNKAPRKLFGGVELLIEMVYVEVIKPILGADAKRFAPYLLTIFFFIFTINLIGMITVFPGGANLSGNIAVTLVLALLTFLVVNIFGTKHYWKDLFWPEVPMFMKFPLPIMPVIEVFGALTKPVALMIRLFANMMGGHMITLVLISLIFIFAALGQAVQTGTAVFSILFALFMGVLHLLICLIQAYVFTMLSTIFIGLAQIHGHKEEHKEKK
- the atpE gene encoding ATP synthase F0 subunit C; protein product: MLEMILLQAAAAGLAKVGACIGASIVAIGAGLGIGKIGASAMESIARQPESANDIRANMIVIAALIEGVALFAIIVCLLTIFI